Genomic window (Fundidesulfovibrio soli):
CCCGTGGACATCCTGGGCACCTCCAACGCCGAGACCTTCGCCAAGGCCCTGGCCGCCACCGCGCAGGACCCGCTGGTGCACATGCTCCTGCCCGTGGTCACCCCCAGCTGCCACGCCGACCTGGAGCAGGTGGCCTGGGCCATCGCCAGGCAGGCCAGCGAGTGCGCCAAGCCCGTGGCGGCCTGTTTCCTGGGCGACGCGGCCACCGTTGGGGCCCGCGAGGTGCTGCGCAAGGCGGGCGTGCCCTTCTATGACTCCCCGGAGGACGCCGTGCGCGCCCTGGACGCCCTGTTCAGGCACGCCGAGTGGATGAAGCGGCCCTTGCCCGTGGAAATCTGCTACATGTCCAACACCTTCCAGGCCAAGGACGTGCTCTCCAAGGCCAAGGCCAGGGGCTTCTCCGAGCTGGTGGAGTTCCAGGCCATGGACGTGCTCAAGGCCTACGGCCTGCCCGTGCCCAAGACGGTGCTGGCGCGCACCTCCGACGAGGCCGCCCAGGCCGCCAAGACCATAGGCTACCCCGTGGCCCTCAAGATCGCCTCGCCCCAGATCGCCCACAAGTCCGACATGGGCGGCGTGGTGCTGAACATCAAGAGCGAGGCGGACGTGCGCCGCGCCTTCATGGACGTGACCAACCGGGCCAGCCGCATCAAGGAGGCCTACGTCATGGGCTGCGTGGTGCAGCAGATGGCGCCGCCAGGCTCCCGCGAGGTGTTCGCGGGCTTCAAGCGGGACCCGCAGTTCGGCCCCCTGGTCATGTTCGGCCTGGGCGGGCTCTACGTGGAGGTCCTCAAGGACGTCTCCAGCAGGCTGGCCCCGCTGTCGCTCCTGGACGTGGGCGAGATGGTGCGCGAGATACGCACCTACCCCCTGCTGCGCGGCGTGCGCGGCGAACCGCCCGTGGATTTCAGGGCCATCGAGGATGTTTTGTTGACCCTTTCGCAGATAGCGGTAGATTTCCCGGAGATCGTGGAGTGCGATTTCAACCCGATCATGGCCCATCCTGGCGGGGCGTTGGTGGTGGACGCCCACTTCATCCTGGGCAGGCGATCGAACGGCGACTGAAGAAGCCCGGGACTCGCCCGGGCGTTGGCCGCTTCCGGGCGGCCCAAACCAGCGGATTCAAGCAAAGGCCCTCCCGCCGGAGGCCGGTGAGCGTGCGGCGCGCGGCGGGATCACAGTGACGCAAGGTCGGGGAGGCAGCATGGCTGGCATCTACGTGGGTTCCACTTCCGGTTATTCCGGCAAGAACATGGTCATCATGGGCCTTGGGCTCAAGTTCCAGAAGGAAGGCTACAACGTCGGCTACTACAAGCCCGTGGGGGCCATGCCCAAAGAGGTGGCAGGCAAACTGGGCGACGACGACGCCAACTTCGTCCAGGGCGTGCTGGGCCTCGAGGAAGACCCCTCCGAGGTCACGCCCGTGGTGGTCACGCAGGATTTCAAGGTCAAGGCCTTCTCCGGCCAGTGCCCCGACCTGATGGATGTCATCGTCAAGGGCTACGACAAGCTCTCCGCGGGCAAGGACGTGACCCTGGTGGCCGGCTCCGGCTCCATGTACTCGGGCACCTACTGCAACGTGGACGGCGTGAGCGTGGTCAAGCGGCTGAACATCCCGGCCATCGTCATCGACCGCTTCCAGAAGGAGCTCAACTACGACTACCTCGTGGTCCTGAAAGAGACGCTGGGCGACAACCTCCTGGGCGTGATCCTGAACGACATCACCCCCAACTTCCTGGACGAGGTGGAGTCGCTCATCGTGCCCTTCCTGAACCGCAAGGGCGTGCGCGTGCTGGGCATCATCCCCAAGGACCCGCTCATGGGCGCCATCAAGGTGGCCGACCTGGCCGAGCGCCTGGGGGGCAAGGTCATCTCAGCCCAGCACAAGGCGGAGCGCATCGTGGAGAGCTTCCTCATCGGCACCATGCAGGTTGAAAACTTCCTGACCCACTTCCGCAAGAACAAGAACGCGGCCGTCATCGTGGGCGGCGACCGCTCCGACGTGCAGCTGGTGGCCCTGGAGGGCGACAGCCCCTGCCTGGTGCTTACCGGCAACCTCTACCCCAACGACATCATCCTCACCCGCTCCGAGGTGCTGGAGATCCCCATCATCGTGGTGCGCGACGACACCTTCTCCGTGGCCAAGAAAATGGAGACCATCCTGCAGCGCCACAAGCTGCGCGACATCATCAAGATCAAGCAGGGCGCGCAGCTGGTCAGCTCCAACATCGACTTCGAGTACATAAAGAAGGGCCTCGGGCTGAAGTAGCCCCCCTGCCACAGCCACTTTCGGCCCCGGCGCGCACGCGCCGGGGCTTTTTTTGTCGCCATAAGCGCAGCCTCTTGGTATATGGGGCGAAAGTCCGTTCCTGCCCGCCCGGGCCGTGCGGCGAAACCCCTTTCGGAGGCGCGACCATGCCCGACCTCATCTCCTGGGGAACCACCGAGCTCGCCAAGCTCAAAGACGACATGGACAGGCGCTTTTGCGCCCTCTTCGAGGATTTCGGCCGGCCCAAGGCCATGTGCCCGGAGGGCGGCATCCGCGTGGATGCCTCCGGCGACGACTGGCTCGTCACCTGCCCCCTCTCCGGGTTCGAGCCCGAGGAGGTGGCCGTGAGCGTCTCCGGCCGGGTGCTCTCCATCTCGGCCGCGAGGGAGCGGGGCGCCGGCGGCGGCAGCCTGCGCATGGCGCGCGAGCTGACCCTGCCCTTCGCCATCGAGGCTGCCGAGGCGGGCTTCTCCGGCGGCACGCTCACCGTGCGCCTGCGCCGCCAGGGGCTCCCCCCCGTCCGCAGCATCCCCGTCCGCAAGAGCTAGGCCCAGCAACCCACGCGAGCCGCCGGGGCCACGGCGGGCGGCGTCGCCAACTCCACCGGAGCGCAGCATGACCGCAACCTCACCATCCTTCGAAGTCCCCCCGGAAAGCCTTCGCTGGAGGCTCGACCCGGCAACCCTCGCTTTCGAGACCACCGCGCAGCTCACCCCCCTGGACGCCGTCATCGGGCAGGAGAGGGGCCTGGAAGCACTGGGCTTCGGCATGGACATGCTGCGCAAGGGCTACAACGTGTTCGTCACGGGCGACCCCGGGCACGGGCGGCTTTCCGCCGTCAAGAAGCTGCTCCAGGAGAGGTCCAAGGCCGACCGCATCCCCGACGACCTCTGCTACGTCAATAACTTCAAGCGCCCCGAGGCCCCGGTGCTGCTGCGCTTCAAGGCCGGGCTGGGCTCGGTGTTCAAGAAGGACGTGCACGAGTTCCTGGAGCGCCTGAAAAAGGAGATTCCCCAGCTC
Coding sequences:
- a CDS encoding Hsp20/alpha crystallin family protein produces the protein MPDLISWGTTELAKLKDDMDRRFCALFEDFGRPKAMCPEGGIRVDASGDDWLVTCPLSGFEPEEVAVSVSGRVLSISAARERGAGGGSLRMARELTLPFAIEAAEAGFSGGTLTVRLRRQGLPPVRSIPVRKS
- a CDS encoding phosphotransacetylase family protein, which encodes MAGIYVGSTSGYSGKNMVIMGLGLKFQKEGYNVGYYKPVGAMPKEVAGKLGDDDANFVQGVLGLEEDPSEVTPVVVTQDFKVKAFSGQCPDLMDVIVKGYDKLSAGKDVTLVAGSGSMYSGTYCNVDGVSVVKRLNIPAIVIDRFQKELNYDYLVVLKETLGDNLLGVILNDITPNFLDEVESLIVPFLNRKGVRVLGIIPKDPLMGAIKVADLAERLGGKVISAQHKAERIVESFLIGTMQVENFLTHFRKNKNAAVIVGGDRSDVQLVALEGDSPCLVLTGNLYPNDIILTRSEVLEIPIIVVRDDTFSVAKKMETILQRHKLRDIIKIKQGAQLVSSNIDFEYIKKGLGLK
- a CDS encoding acetate--CoA ligase family protein, yielding MERNDHLLSLLQPRTVAVVGASRTSGKIGNVVVANLLSAGYQGKIFPVNPFADEILGIPALHAIEQLPHGVDLAVVCLPREQLAPTLERLGGVGVRSVCVTSTGFKEVGREGYYFEMEAVEVCRRHGIAMLGPSSLGLYNAALRFNALAVPSAPEPGNIGFFTQSGSLGMAILDATAGKGVGFSHFISLGNKAVVNETDIIRHLKDDPATKVILGYVENIEDGQAFLRAAQEATLEKPVIMIKSGATPEGARAASSHIGAMAGSEDACQAVFSQSGIIRVGGLREMFNLAVAFSSQPQPGGPNICVVTNSGGAGILAADALVRSSLVMAPLRGQTVDELKRFLASHASFYNPVDILGTSNAETFAKALAATAQDPLVHMLLPVVTPSCHADLEQVAWAIARQASECAKPVAACFLGDAATVGAREVLRKAGVPFYDSPEDAVRALDALFRHAEWMKRPLPVEICYMSNTFQAKDVLSKAKARGFSELVEFQAMDVLKAYGLPVPKTVLARTSDEAAQAAKTIGYPVALKIASPQIAHKSDMGGVVLNIKSEADVRRAFMDVTNRASRIKEAYVMGCVVQQMAPPGSREVFAGFKRDPQFGPLVMFGLGGLYVEVLKDVSSRLAPLSLLDVGEMVREIRTYPLLRGVRGEPPVDFRAIEDVLLTLSQIAVDFPEIVECDFNPIMAHPGGALVVDAHFILGRRSNGD